gtctgtctaccccgttgatgatttgcgtatgacaaaccaaatttatctgtttattgtgatgtcacaatacacaaactctcatgcagaaactccctttgggatttcctcgatttacgtcatcctaaccatttcgtacttgcgggcgcaaacaatagaaacgtcatcattacctaccgattcctcgcggcccctgttcgagcaaatcgagattttttctatatactgactgcatatttgtactgtaagtactgtccttaatatacgcgcgagctactagggtgcctcctcgggatttcgcctctgggcgaaatccctgcgggggcaataaaacCAGGGCAGGCAGAAGACTCCTTatagcgcctggcactttttttgtgtcagaatcatccaacaaaaattgacgtcacatccggttgaaattTAAGCTGAACTCttgtctcgttggagacgaaagatggcggctcgactcgtaacattttcttccatattttgaactgacagcttccgaaattgtatatTATGACcatttaaaatgttgtgaagatattgattcaatgtttccaatGTTTCAACTGCAGCTGAGCTCAAAGAGTATCTGGATACTGGTTTTACACAGATCTGTACCTGGTACTGCGAGAATAAACTTACTTtaaatgttaagaaaacaaaactgatgctAACAGGAAGTAAAAACACATTATCTgcgtttgagaactttgaatttaaatATGATGGAGTTGTTATAGATCGTGTAAAATCTTTTACATATTTGGGAGTGACAACTGATGAAAAGTGGAGCTGGAAACCAGGCGCGTAGTTTTCCAAAGGGTGTTCGTATGTGattgaaaatgtaattgtgCGCCGGAGGCGCATTTTcctaggggggtccgggggcatgctcccccggaaaattttgaaaatgtaggtTCTCTGAAACCCAATTTCCCGCAATTTGAGACCCATTTTAGGCAAATCGAAACTGTTTTTATTTGTGACTTTGatatctaaaacagcgtaattgtttcatcttaaaacaagaaagataAATGTAAGTTCCGGTCTGTCAAGTTCTCAAGTCTATTCATACAACAAGCTGGCAAACTGCATCATCCTCGGGTGTAGGCCCTCGAATAAATTGACGATCTCCTCCAGATTGACAGGCATATCATATTTGATATGCATTAGAGCCAGGGAGGAGAGCCGACTCTCTCCCATGGTGCACCTCATGTAATTGTTCAACCGCCTCATTGTGCTTATGGAACGTTCACATTCACAAGTGGTCACTGGTAGGGTCGCAGCAATTTTCAGGAGCATGTACAAGTTAGGGAAGTCGTCAGGATCACATGCTTTTAGTGACGAGGCACAGGAATCAGCAATTCGCCCGTTCTGAACCATGATTTTCCACCTCTGAAATTCAGAGGAAAATAGCTGAGGAGAGGGCAGATCATCTTTATAAAGATCCACTAAATCAGTAAGCTGCTGAGCAGTGACCCGTCTTTCCTGAATAACAGAGGGCACTAGCCCAAGCAGCTTACTGACCCTTAGTGTTAAGCTTGAGAACTGGTCATCCAGTTCTGAAATGATGTGATCAAAGAAAGGCACTGCGACATTGACCCTATAGTGCTCTTTTGGGTCAACAGCTGGAGCATTGGCACGATGTCGCTGTCTTTCTGCGATTCTTGGGGCTGTGGGAGCAACTCCTACTTTCTCTGCCATGGTTACGGCTTGATCGTAGATCTCGTCAAAGTGAGTGGGAAGATTGGCGCGAAGAAGTTTGTAAGTTGCCTTCACCTCCGTAACCATCGAAAAAGCTTTGAAGATATCGTTTGTCTTCTTCTGAAGCTTAACAGTGAGACCTGACATGTGGGAGAGGCATGAGTAGGCGCAGATGAAGGTTACGATAAAATCGAAGTCAGGAATGGCTTTCAGGAGTCCCGAAGCATCTGTTCGGGTTTTTGTTTGCCAACAGCCGTAGAACTGCTCAGGACACTCATCGTGGTGCATGTTGTGAGCTATGACCTCCAACGCAAACACTGTATATTTGAAAGACGCGTAGAAGTGATCATAGGCTTCGATACGGGCGACCCATCTGGTTGCACACAGAGTAATCAGAGGCTTCTTTTTCCCGGATTTTTCAGGATGTTGATCCTGGATGACGGCAGTCAGCAGACCATTTCGCTTGGGAGCAGAATAATTGTATttagttttcgatttttttaaaaaacggcCTCTCTGGTGTTGTCAGTTATAATCATTTGTATTTCAGTCCGCCATTATCGAACTTCAAAGGGGCTTCGTTCGAACCCTTCGAACCCCCCCTCCTACGCGCCTGCATAACAGTAATTCAGCAATTCAAATTGATACGATCCGTAGCAGCTACCGCTGATTTTCCAGTGATACGTCATGTAAGTGACACCAAAATAACTGAGTATCACCCCAAATTTTACCTCAGAAGCAGTTTGGAGAGGGCATACTAAAATGCATttaacaaaattttattttgttttattcaaccttttgttttattcagaaataaaagtaaaattgtGTGAAGGCTATTTTTATACTCAAAGGGACAGCACTGACCTTAGCTCAACCCATATGGTGCAAAAGTTTGACTTGATTGTCACTTATCTTTAGCGGAACATCCAACATTAACCAAATGCTTTACCGGTTTGAGAAGGTCCCTTACCTGTTGTGCTGAAAACTAGGGAGAACCCTGCATAAATGTAAAGGCCTATGGTGTGGCTCTTTCCGACACCGAACAGACGCACCGACTGATTTTGACTGGACTAACACACACCTACCAGACACACTACTAGGAATCTACGTTGGCAATACTGACTGCACAGacaaaaacattgaacacaAATTACACAAACTGAGAAATATTATTGCAACATGGAAACATCGAGATTTAAGCCTCAAAGGCAGAGCTCTAGTTATAAATGGCCTCTTGACATCCACTCTGTGGTACCAAGCAGCAAACATCCACTTTCCTACATGGGCGATACAAGAAATAGAAGACCTGATTTACGACTTTGTGTGGAACGGCAAACGACCACTTATCAACCGTGACATCCTAGCTTTGCCATTGGCCGAAGGGGGCCTCAACATACCTCGACCTGCTACGAAAATACAAGCTCTTCGCCTTAACACCATCAGACGCTTGCTCTCCCATGAGCAAGCACATTGGAAATACCTTACATCTCATTTCTTACGTCTCTCACACATGCCCACCGGCAAACACACACTCGCTCTTAAATTTAATGTTCAACATATCGACCCATCCATACCGCACTTTCATAAAGATCTACTAACAGCCTGGCTCCACCATACTAAATATCACACAAGAACTAACCCTCCTGCGACACTTGCAGATATCCTCCATGACTATTCAAGAACCCACTTATCACGGTCAACGACAACCCGCTATATTACCGAGAATGGATCAAAGCTGAACTTCTCCTCGTTAAAGATATCTGCTACTCAGTTATACCCGGATTCCTAACTGACTTGGTAATCCACACAATCCTCACCCGACACAATGAAAACGCTACCCGTAGCTTACAACGGACGAAACATGAGCCGCATGAACTACAACGAGCACTTCCGAATTACTGGACAAGACTGATACGTACGCACATTACGACACGACAACTTAGCTTACAACCGCTATTCGCTATATCTAATCCACAACCGAACGCCAAATCAATTCCTTTAGAAAACTGTAGAACGCGCCACTTTTACCAACATCTGCTACAACATAAACAAACCCCAATACCATCACTTCACCGATGGCAACAGCTTACCAATCCACCTGATTTCAACCACATCTTCTGGAAGAACACTCATCCGACTCTAAATACTAATAAACAAGGAGATGTCAACTGGAAAATAGCACATCGCATTCTACCAACAGCCTTATCCCTATACCGTGCAACTGTTTACCATACACCAAACTGCCACCGCTGCCATATCACTGAAAACattaaacatatttttctcGAATGCCCACCTTCATTATCTCTTTggactaaacttcaaacttacATCGGCAACATGACGAACGCCACATTACGCCTTACCGATGACGTCAAACTCTTTGGACTTACACGAACCAACAATGTCATACAGGACAAAGACATACTGAATCTAGTAAACTGGACGCTAACGACCGCACGTTGCGCGATCCATAAATCCGCTGTTGATTTTCGCACGAAGAAAATAAACACATCACCTCAAGAACTTTTTGTCGCCTCCGTAAGGGAGCATATCACTTTCCTCTATAAACAATCTAAgctcaaacacaaggaagatgTATTTACCTCTACATGGTGCATAAGATCCGCCCTGGCGTCACTGCACAATCACAAACTCGTCTTCCATCTGtaaaaaggcaaaaataatTCTAACTAAATAGCATAGCatatgaaaaaattttaaataccACATGTATTAAATAAGATATTAAGCCATTGTAACAAACCAGAACACGATatgaaaaacaaggaaaaatcttttgtcgcaatattgtaCATGACAAGAATCGAGAACCCATTGTAAGTAACGAAACATgaaatgatatgaaaaaaaaaattgttgcaaTATTGTACCTGAAGAGAACTTTCTATTGTAACTAATACGACAGGAAAACTTATAACCTAGTGTATTAACATGGCTCGCTTTCGAGCCtttcagaaataaaaaaaaaccggttcccgtctgttcaccgaagttaaaccctgttgcacagggttgatatctggatgggtgaccaagttcacggcctccgatattgaagtctctagtttattaaatcgaaatccttcaAAACAccgcaaaaaatcaaagattttctttgcaatatgttcaATTTATTAAtgtactatggtcactgatatttataaaatcgattagacgtattcttgaagttcaacaagaccgataaagttgaataattcggcgagagatcggcaagtcaagcacacgcgaatataatctttgggtaaattattcacattttgcagcctctgtaagcttctttttacctcttgattattcgtagtggtctctagagccgataaacattttgaaaaagtccagaattggcttcaaacaactgtaaaacagcgtgaaacttgataaatcagaagtcgctcggctgtttgtttactaTTCGAGCTATAATTActgaacgtgagcttgttttgaaccAGGGGGGGGACTCGTATATGGAACAAatggggatgctcgtcgtctcgcttaggggtgtaaattttggattttggtctcgcttagggtgttccgggcaaagcgccaatattttaagccgccaaggtctcgtttagggttccgcgaagaaacacagaattacgcgaagagaaacagaagtcaaattttctttttccttattttttttttcttttttaagcgatctcttttaggggtcaaaatttgcttatgccacacccagatggtctcctttaggggttaaattcaaaatttccgacgagcatccccgtctgttccatataggagtctcCCCCGGGGTTTTGAAGTGTTGTCTTCCtgacttcgaacttcattgtcctccactacactgatcttcgctCTTTCCAATAGGTTTGagtttattaatctactatgcttattgatatttataaaatcgaatggatgcattcttgaagttaaacaagatcgattaagttgaacaactcggcgagagatcggcaagtgaagcacatgcgaatataatctttgggtaaattatttacattttgcagcctgtaaaaacttctttttacctcttgattattcgtagtggtctctggagccgataaaaattttgaggttgtccagaattggcttcaaacaactctaaaacaccgtaaaacttgatgaaatcggaagccgctcggctgtttgtttaccaatttaacgtgagcttgttttgaaatgccgtgtttcctcacttcgaactttattgtcctccactacactgatcttcgattacagagaatattagttcgaagcagaattcactttgagtagttcttctgtcaaagtaggctttacgaaCATTaagataagcattcttgaaaaatcccggtcgcttcgtttcttcgaggcttcgcttcagctctcagggaaatagagcatgcgatGGCCCCAAagcctcatgggtactattgcgcaatttgtccattttctagcggaggagaaataatacaaaaaaaaaaccctacgcagattatgacccgtgcccacggcctatggcctgggcaccagtaaaaaaaagaaaccctacgcagattatgacccgCGCCCACGgtctatggcctgggcacgagtagaAAAAAAACCCTTCGCAGATTATGACctgtgcccacggcctatggcgtGGGCACTAGTAATTACTTGGAGTGAGTTCATCGTCGATTTGTCGTACaatattcaaggaaaaaaacaaacaggtttAAATTCAAAGTATTCATTGCTCGATTCTACGGGATTTCTCGCTTCACAACTTATTGCTATTTTTGCTGTTACTATCTGTGGTTTAGTCTGGATTCATTGTCTTTGCATATTTGTTTACTGGAGTATCTCAACTTCATATTCATGTTTATAATATTCATcgcttttaaggacggtgcctaccattgttattgcgcatacgttctgcgcatctccagatactcggatttcctatcgccaatgcttactaatacagggatatttttgcgcggtttaaaactatccagagtAAGTAGATCTTGGTAAGTACTCTTGGTGTCCCAAAATAAAAtttggggtaaccatgcatttttgagagttaattaagcttcaatttgagaaagaacgccatacattgctttgtattctaaagctttttacagatattattcatgaattatctttgaaaaatgcgtggttacccccaattttctttttggatttcaataggacttgttaagatctacatttcctgcataatcacaaaccggggaaaaaatacctttaattagtaggcaccgtccttaagatacGTTTACTGCTTAGATTTAATGGACGGTTCACTGGCTGTGGTACGTTTATTCACTGGATTCATCGCCAATTTATACCATTGTGTGTTATCTCTGGTCATCGCAATTTACTCTCGTGTAATTGTTGGGTCGATTTGAACCATAGTGAAGTCGCCCTTTTTCTCTTGTAATGAATTATGTCAGACCACAATGCAGACCCTCCATCGCCTCCAGAAGTTGAAACCAGTGAATGGTCAATACTAGATTTAAACAGACGCAAACGCAATGCTAAGCGAACCACGACTGAAGTGCGCTATGAACTTGAAAATCTGATAGCCAGTCCACCAACAAATGAAGACGAAAGTGGCAAGTTAGAACCTTGGACCCAGCAGTAATGGATGCTTTAGAGGAAACCCAAACCATATTAGATGATTTATCAGATTTCCATCTCGACCACGGTGATAGAGAAATTCGGAAACGTGTCAGTGATGAATAAGAGGCTCTTGAACAAGAGTGTACCCAAATCATAGAGAAAGCTCAAAGTCTTGTTGTAGCAGCGGCAAGCAACTATCGTGACAGACAAGGAAAGCAACACACTAACGCTGATCAAAGAAATAAGACGGAAGTCACGGATGAATATAACCGCAACCCTAACAGTAATGAGTCTATGGAAGGGAATTCTTCATTACACAGGAGATAAGCAAGCCACCAATGCTAATTCAGCCCCAGTCAAGCCTTCAGAAGGGAGCAAAAGTGTTTCAATAAATCGTAAACTTCAACTGTTAGCAGTACCTAGCTTTGATGGTAACAAAGCACACCTCGAAGAATGATGAGCTCTTTTGCTCTGAAAACATATCAGTCAATGACACTACTCATCGTGATCGACAGTGTAAGTAATGAATTCCTCAAAAAATAGAAATACAAGTTCAAAGCTGTCCTCTTCAAGTAACTGGCTCTTATAAAGTAGAAGACTGGGGCAGCACTAAACAACAATGGACTTACTTACAGCACTGTCAATTCCTCAAGCCTGCCAGGGGCGGAATTGTTGCCCTGTTGTTGGGGTTGGACAATGTACACCTTCACAACTCCCTTGCAGATATTCGAGGTAAATATGGTGGTCCTATTTCTCGCTTAAGACCGTTAGGATGGACATGCGTCGGTATTACATCTGAAAAGGCCTCGGAAT
This genomic stretch from Acropora muricata isolate sample 2 chromosome 5, ASM3666990v1, whole genome shotgun sequence harbors:
- the LOC136916523 gene encoding 52 kDa repressor of the inhibitor of the protein kinase-like; its protein translation is MHHDECPEQFYGCWQTKTRTDASGLLKAIPDFDFIVTFICAYSCLSHMSGLTVKLQKKTNDIFKAFSMVTEVKATYKLLRANLPTHFDEIYDQAVTMAEKVGVAPTAPRIAERQRHRANAPAVDPKEHYRVNVAVPFFDHIISELDDQFSSLTLRVSKLLGLVPSVIQERRVTAQQLTDLVDLYKDDLPSPQLFSSEFQRWKIMVQNGRIADSCASSLKACDPDDFPNLYMLLKIAATLPVTTCECERSISTMRRLNNYMRCTMGESRLSSLALMHIKYDMPVNLEEIVNLFEGLHPRMMQFASLLYE